In Esox lucius isolate fEsoLuc1 chromosome 6, fEsoLuc1.pri, whole genome shotgun sequence, the following proteins share a genomic window:
- the haao gene encoding 3-hydroxyanthranilate 3,4-dioxygenase, producing the protein MTGKHLVNVEKWIAENEKAFLPPVCNKLMHFSQLNIMFVGGPNTRKDYHIEEGEELFYQVKGDMCLKVVENGKHKDVHIREGEMFLLPARVPHSPQRQANTVGLVVERRRLRSETDCLRYYVEGTTEPLFEKWFYCEDLGTQLVPVIQEFFASEQYRTGKPNPDEVFREPPFHMNTMHVMTPFNFREWVDTQRPSLVNGHPMDMFGSQFETETFLYGPGQTEASRRDTDVWIWQQEGVSHVMVDGQEFQLSMGDSLLIRGHSEYQWRRTEGSIALFVVQNPERKRT; encoded by the exons ATGACTGGAAAACACCTTGTGAATGTGGAAAAATGGATTGCAGAGAATGAAAAAGCCTTTCTGCCACCAGTGTGCAATAAACTAAT GCATTTTAGTCAGCTGAACATCATGTTTGTTGGAGGTCCCAACACCAGAAAGGACTACCATATAGAGGAAGGTGAAGAG CTCTTCTACCAGGTCAAAGGTGACATGTGTCTGAAGGTGGTTGAGAATGGCAAACACAAGGATGTGCATATCCGCGAGGGTGAG ATGTTTCTGCTCCCAGCCCGTGTCCCCCACTCCCCCCAGAGACAAGCGAATACTGTGGGCctggtggtggagaggaggaggcttCGATCAGAGACAGACTGTTTGAG GTACTATGTTGAAGGTACGACAGAACCACTTTTTGAGAAATGGTTCTACTGTGAAGACTTGGGGACGCAGCTGGTGCCAGTTATCCAGGA GTTTTTTGCGTCGGAGCAGTACAGAACAGGCAAGCCAAATCCAG ATGAGGTGTTCAGAGAACCTCCATTTCACATGAACACCATGCATGTGATGACCCCTTTCAACTTCAGAGAATGGGTGGACACACAGCGCCCCTCCCTGGTCAACGGACACCCCATGGACATGTTCGGGTCCCAGTTTGAGACGGAG ACCTTCCTGTATGGGCCAGGACAAACAGAAGCTTCTAGAAGAGACACAGATGTCTGGATTTGGCAACAG GAGGGTGTCTCTCATGTGATGGTGGACGGCCAAGAGTTCCAACTTTCCATGGGTGACAGTCTGCTCATCCGTGGACACAGCGA GTACCAGTGGAGACGGACTGAGGGGAGCATTGCCCTCTTTGTGGTTCAGAACCCAGAGAGGAAGCGAACATGA
- the LOC105029924 gene encoding transmembrane protein 229B, which translates to MFSRTHIQTQGHFKENISKEHLCDDVCVLRMESETLHARRLQRRKSSDAGDDEWHEAPAAPPERPLSTLGRLYVYALHGCLCEVGFTALWDWWQTKDRRLPGHTSLWALPMYALAIFLLEGVRGRLLAQRCPLLLRLLVYTLFIYLWEFSWGTVLRLLGACPWDYSGFSYNLAGLVTLEYAVPWALASLIAEQHVIRKTLRLRMAN; encoded by the exons ATGTTTAGCAGGacccacatacaaacacaaggacacttcaaagaaaacatatcaaaggAACATCTCTGTGACGACGTATGCGTTTTGAGGATGGAGTCAGAAACATTACACGCAAGAAGGTTACAAAGACGTAAATCTTCAG ACGCAGGTGATGATGAGTGGCACGAGGCCCCAGCAGCGCCACCAGAGCGTCCCCTGTCCACTCTGGGTCGCCTCTACGTCTACGCCCTGCACGGCTGCCTGTGCGAGGTGGGCTTCACCGCTCTATGGGACTGGTGGCAGACCAAGGACCGGAGGCTGCCGGGACACACCAGCCTTTGGGCACTGCCCATGTACGCCTTGGCCATCTTCCTGTTAGAGGGCGTGCGCGGCAGGCTGCTGGCCCAGAGGTGCCCGTTACTTCTTCGGCTGCTCGTCTACACGCTGTTCATCTACCTGTGGGAGTTCAGTTGGGGCACGGTGCTCAGGCTATTAGGGGCCTGCCCGTGGGACTACTCAGGTTTTAGCTACAACCTGGCGGGTCTGGTGACTCTGGAGTATGCCGTGCCCTGGGCTCTGGCCTCACTCATAGCAGAGCAGCATGTGATCAGGAAAACTCTGAGACTGCGAATGGCAAACTGA